The sequence below is a genomic window from Sardina pilchardus chromosome 9, fSarPil1.1, whole genome shotgun sequence.
cttccttctctcctcttctcctcctctctcatcttctccccctcttctcctcctctcccctcccaccATTCAGCAATGATGGAGATGctgctccccctctttctcctctcctctcctctctgttcctgtcctcctcctcctcctctcttatcaTCTGCTgccaggaggagagtgagagcactgctgtgtcctgcgtgtgtgtttaataaATATCTCATCTCAAGGTTTCAGTGCATAATCACAATAATGGTTTCATATTTATACTCTGTACACTCGGGGCTGAACACACAAGCAGGCCATGAgagtcctctccctctccatctcatctGAGCATCACCATAAGACACTAAGATAGTAGTACTAAGATACTTTGGAGCGCAGGCTACTTAGAGCACACAAAACCACCttgaacaacccccccccccccccccccaccaacacacatacacacaggctacACAAAACCAGCTTGAACATACCAtcaaccgcccccccccccccccccacagacacacagaatacaAGACCAGCTTGAATGCAccatcacacactcttcctttccacctcatcccctctcctcctctatcccctcctctcctcttccactccccctcccccatcccctccccctctctctcctcctctccccccccctctcctccccctctcctccccctctcctcctctccccctccccctctctctcctcaccccatcccctccccacACTGGGGTCCCTGCTTGTAGCGTGTATATggcagtgaggtgtgtgtgagcctggggtgtgtgtgtgtgtgtgtgtgtgtgtgtgtgtgtgtgtgtgtgtgtgtgtgtgtgtgcatgtgagagagtgtgtgtgtggaagcctggagtgtgtgtgtgtgtgtgtgtgtgtgtgtgtgtgtgagcctgggGTGTGTAAATGGCAGTGAGGGGTCTGTAACATTTCTGTGCTGACGCACAAGTGTGTTCTCAGAGCAGGTGGGGGGTACTCAGGGCTGAAggcagtccccccccccacacacacacattcacacacagtccACTCCACTTGTCGACTAGGACTTGtggacagccccccccccccccccatagttTCATATGGATGCCCCCTCAGGTGAGGGTGGCTCCCTGGGGGAGCAGCAGGAACcccagtgtggtgtgtgtccccaccccgtacacacacacacacacacacacacacacacacacacacacacacacacagaccgccTGAAGCCTCTAGCACAGCAAGGGGTGACATTTCACCGGCACTGATGAGAAGATGTCAGCAGAGACAgatagcaggagagagagaggaagagagagagcaggagagagagaagaagagagagagagcaggagaaagagaagaagagagggagcaggagaaagagaagaagggagagagagatagcaggagagagagaagaagagagagagagcaggagaaagagaggaagagagagagcaggagaaagagaagaagagagagaagaagagagagagcaggagaaagagaggaagagagagagagcaggagaaagagaagaagagagagagagagcaagagaaagagaagaagagaaagagcaggagaaagagagagaagagagagagcaggagaaagagagagaagagagagagagcaggagaaagagaagagagagagcaggagaaagagaagaagagaaagagcaggagaaagagagagaagagagagagcaggagaaagagagagaagagagagaggaagagagagaggaagataaacGCCAGCTCATACGTGCAGTACCTTCTGTGACCCCTAAAGACCTCACAGCTCCCTCAGAAAAGAGATGTCATATCTCAATGGGTCTCACCTGGCAAAGAGAAGGTTTGGATGAAgaggacaagaggaggaggagggggaggaggaggaggaggaggagaggaggaggaggaggaggaggaggaggaggagtaggagcatgtagtgggggaggaggaggaggaggaggagaggaggaggaggagaggagaggagaggagaatatagagcaggaggagaggatgtagaggaggaggaggaagaaaagaagaagaatggggaagaggagaggagtggtggACACATTGCAGTAAACATGTGctctatatcacacacacacacacacacacacacacacacacacacacacactagctttgACAGAACGGCATAAAATCAGACAACAATGTAGACAATGTCTAAGAGCATTTACTCTTCAGTGTAGgtatgtgagtgcatgcataagagaatgtatgtacgtgtgtgtgtgtgtgtgtgtgtgtgtgtgcgtgtgtgtgtgtgtgtgtgtgcgcatgtgagtgtgtgtgtgtgtgtgtgtgtgtgtgtgtagttgaaagagagagattgttagTTAGATTTCTCTGATGTATGTAAGTTCTGTCTCTGATTGTGGCATAGCTGCTCAACTGCCGAccctaagaacacacacacacacacacacacacacacacacacacacacacacacacacacacacagtcattatctctctctctttcccacacacatgaacatcatTCCTCTCTCATATAAAATCTCctgtcttgcacacacacacacacacacacacacgcacacacgcacacgcacacacacacacacacacacacacacacacacagacacacacacacacacacacacacacacatacacacacacacacacacacacacacacacacacacacacacacacacacacacacacacacacacacacacacacatttttcatcTGGATGAATCCTGGGATGTTATCTGCAAACTGCTGGAATCCTGTTATTTTGGATCTATTATTATATCCCCCTCTGCTGAagaaggatggaggaggagaggaggacgagaagacagagaggaggagagtaataataataataataataataataataataataataataataataataatagtcttTATTTGTACAGCACCTTTACTACACAGAATGTAGCTCAAAGGGTTTTACATTTGGCACATGCAGCACAATAACAAAATGAATCAGTCATTCCTCTGCGTTGCCATTTATGATCCAATCAGCAACATATTAGACATATAGACAAGAAGAACATGGAGCACAAtaacagagagggggataggaggagaaggagtggagtttgagaggagaagagaggaggaggaggggaagagaggaggaggttgggaagagaagagaggaggaggaggaggttggtaggagtgggggttgggggagaggagatacagaagaggagaggaggtcaaGAGAGGATtagagaggagaacagatgaggagagaacagagaggaggaaagaagagaataggagagaggagaagaggagagatgtgaagaagagagaggaggacagaggagaagagaagagagaggggagatgtgaagaggagaagaggagaggagaataggagagaggagaagagaagagagaggggagatgtgaagaggagaagaggagagaggagaagaggggagatgtgaagaggagaagaggagagaggggaagaggagagatgagaagaggagagatgagaagaggagaggagagatgtgaagaggaatgaggagagaggagaagaggagagaggggaagaggagagaggagaagaggagagaggggaagtaatgaagagaagagagaggagagtgggagagtgagtgacagggagaaaacagagaggggaagaggaggacagcGTGAAAATAAGCTGCAAGATAAAATACAGACAGCCATGAAAAGAAGAGCTTAAAaatatgtggagagagagagagagatgtgtgtgtgtggagagagaaccGTGATGAGAGATGTGTACCCTGTGTtatattgtgctgtgttgtgttgtgttgtgctgtgttgtgttgtgttgtgttgtgttgtgttgtgttgtgttgtgttgtgttgtgttgtgttgtgttgtgttgtgttgtgttgtgttgtgttgtgttgagttgtgttgtgttgtgttgtgttgagttgtgctgtgctgtgcagtgcagtgcagtgccgtgccgtgccgtgccgtgccgtgccgtgccgtggcgtggcgtggcgtggcgtggcgtggcgtggcgtggcgtggcgtggcgttgcgttgcgttgcgttgcgttgcgttgcgttgcgttgcgttgcgttgcgttgcgttgcgttgtgttgtgttgtgttgtggtgttgtgctgtgctgtgctgtgttgtggtgttgtgttgtgctgtgctgtgctgtgttgtgttatgaAGTTGATAGACTGGTTGTTGATGGACTGTCAGTATCTCTCTGtggacggggagagagagctgggcctTATTGAGCTGCCTctgagtgtgtaatgtgtgtgtgtgtgtgtgtgtgtgtgtgtcagtatctcTCTgtggactgggagagagagctgggcctTATTGAGCTTCCTATCTGATCATGTGACTCATCTCTGGAGGGCCCTAATGCATCAGTCTCCTGCTAGAgcgcccccccatcccccccaaccctccccatcccccccccccccccccccccagagagcactttacagtacatcacatcCCCACTAACACACTGAGCCAGCCACagcacgcacagcacacacacacacacacagacagacagacagacggcctCACACAGAAATAAGAGGCAGTGCACAATGATTTACCAACAAATACATGCTAGTGTCAGCCAGCAACGCACCCCCTGTCCTGTTACGTTACACAACCCATAATTCACTGGTGCCTAATTATGAAATAGTACTGTAAATCCTCTCTCATCCACACTTGCCATGGAGCTGCCTTACATTCCTGGTAGCCATAGCAACGTGGGCCTGTGCTGATGTTACAGTAGAGGATCATTGTGATGTCACAGGCAGCCCACGGAATGTCTGTTGGGCAACATTCTAACGGCAGACACATTATTCCCCGGAGAGCCCACAGCTCAGACTACTGCATCCACTGAGCACCTGCACAGCGTTTAAACCCCAGCAGCACAGAtaacactgagtgtgtgtgtgtgtgtgcacgacgcTAAGATAGGActgagtgtgtacagtgtgtgcacGACGCTAAGATaagactgagagtgtgtgtgtgtgcacagaacTAAGATaagactgagagtgtgtgtgtgtgtgcacagagctAAGATAagactgatagtgtgtgtgtgcacagcgcTAATATAAGACACTTCCTGATAAGTCACCGGCCCACCAATGGCTGGCCAAGACTTCCTGGACAACATGGCCGTCGTGATTGACCCCGGCTCCGCCCACACCAAGGCCGGCTTCTCAGGAGAGGAACGTCCGCGCGCCGTAGTGCCCTCGagcgcccgcctgcccgcctacACGCCAGGGGAGAGTGCCCGTGTGGGCGCCTACAGAGGAAACCgtgccacctccacctccacctccaccttcacctcctccacctccacctccatcacctccgctccctctccctctcctgcgtGCGACGGCCTGGTGGACGACTGGGATGCTCTGGAGGGCCTGTGGGGGGCGCTGTTTCAGGACGAGCTGCGCGTGTGCCCTCAGGAGCACGCCGTGCTGGTCAGCGACGGGCCTCTGGCGCCCCCTGTGGAGCGCGTGCGTACTGCGGAGCTGCTGTTCGAGGCGCTGGGGGTCCCGGCGCTCTACCTGAGCCACCGGCCGCTGCTGAGCCTCTACTCGTACGGAATGGTGACCGGCCTGGTGGTCAGCGCCGGGGGCGGAGCCACCAGCGTCTGCCCCGTCTACGGCGGCTACTGCCTGCCCCACGCCGCACGCACGcagccactagggggcgccgccgTCTCCGCGCTCCTGCAGCAGCTATTGGAGGAGAGGGGATCAGGGGGCGGGGTCAGCGGGAAGGGCCAATGGGAGGCTCCGGTGGGCGGGATCAGCAGGAAGAGCCAATGGGAGGCTCCGGTGGGCGGGGTCAGTGGTAAGGGCCAATGGGAGGGGCCGGTGGGCGTGGTCAGCGAGGAGGTCCAGCGGCAGAGCGTCTACGTGTCGCAGGACTTCGAGCGAGAGCTGCACCAGGGGTCGGAGGTCACCGAGTACCGGCTGCCCGACGGCACCAGCGTTGCCCTGGGCGACGAGCGCTTCCGCTGCGCCGAGCTGCTGTTCTGCCCGTCGCTGGCCGCGCTGCCCCAACCGGGCGCCCACATCCTGGCACTCAGCAGCGTGGCGGCCTGCGCCCCCCAGTGGCCGCAGGAGGAACTGCTGGCCAACGTGGTTCTGTCCGGCGGGACGACTCTGCTGCCCGGCTTCCCCGAGcgcctgcaggtacacacacacacacacacacacacacacacacacacacacaaacacacacacacctgtcattaATAGTGTGAGcgcctgcaggtacacacacacacacacacacacacacacaaacacacacacacctgtcattaATAGTGTGAGcgcctgcaggtacacacacacacacacacacacacacacacctgtcattaATAGTGTGAGCGACTGAAGATACAGTGTGGTGTTAAAAGAGGGCCATTAATGTTGTGAGTTTTGAGGAACAATTCCACCTGAGCACAAAGCAAGGTGTAGTGGAGCACACAGGACTGCTGTGCTCCAGTCTCTGcctgtgtacatgtacatgtatgtgctcCAGCTAACGGCCCTCCTCTgatgccacccacacacacacacacacacacacattccagttcAAGTGTCTTCACAATACTAACGACCCTCTTCTGatgccacccacacacccacacacacccacacacacacacacacacacactccagttaaAGTGTCTTCACAATACTAACGGCCCTCTTCTGAtgccacccacctacacacacacacacacacacacacacacacactccagttcaAGTGTTCTCACAATACTAACGACCCTCTTCTgatgccacccacacacacacacacacacacacccacccacacacacacacacacacacacactccagttcaAGTGTTCTCACAATACTAACGGCCCTCTTCTgatgccacccacacacacacacacacacacacatacacacacacacacacacacccactccagtTAAAGTGTTCTCACAATACTAACGACCCTCTTCTGAtgccacccacacccacacacacacacacacacacacacacacacacacactccagttcaAGTGTTCTCACAATACTAATGGCCCTCTTCTgatgccacccacacacacacacacacacacacacacacacacacacacacacacacccacacacacacacacactccagttaaAGTGTTCTCACAATACTAACGGCCCTCTCCTgatgccacccacacacacacacacacacacacacacacacacacacacacacacacacacacactccagttaaAGTGTTCTCACAATACTAACGGCCCTCTCCTGATGCCACCCAGGCTGAGTTGGCGCGCCTGGCGCCGCGTGATGCCCTCGTGCGCGTCCACTCCGGTGCCCATCGCCACGTCGCCGCCTGGCTGGGCGGGTCCGTCATGGCAACCCTCCGCAGCGCACGCCCACTCTGGGTCACCGCCGCCGACTACCAGGAGCACGGACCTGATGTGGTGCTGCAGCGCTgctactagcacacacacacacacacacacacacacacacacacacacgcacacacgcacgcgcacacacacacacacacacacacacacacacgctcatacacacacacacacacacggacctgATGTGGTGCTGCAGCGCTgctactagcacacacacacacacacgcacacacacacacacacacacacacacacacacacacacacggacctgATGTGGTGCTGCAGCGCTgctactagcacacacacacacacacacacacacacacacacacaaacacacaggctcacacacacacacacacacacacacacacacggacctgATGTGGTGCTGCAGCGCTgctactagcacacacacacacacacacacacacacacacacacaaacacacacgctcacacacacacacacacacacacggacctgATGTGGTGCTGCAGCGCTgctactagcacacacacacacacacacacacgcacactcgcacgcacgcacgcacacacacacacacacacacacacacacacacacacacacacacacacacatacacacacacacacacgctctggcCCACAGGATAACAGAGGCCTACTTGCCACATTGTTTTCTATCTAAAAAACTGAGATATTACAGTAAATTCATTTGTATGGGGAgagaaaggtgttgtgtggagtcCTGTACAATGTAGATAAATATATAGATAAGTAGAGTATTATAGATATGTAGAGAAATATTATAGATATGTAGTCAAATATTAGATATGGAGATACATACTATAGATATGTAGATAAACATGTAGATATGATAGATATTATAGATGTGTACATAATCTATGGAGATAAATACTATAGATATGGAGGTACACATATAGATATGAGAGATATTATAGATGTGTAGATAAATAGATATTATACTGTAGATAAATAGAGGAAAATGGAGGCTGTTCATATTTATATGTATCTCATCCAGACAAATACATATAGCTACACTGACATTGAGAgaatggtgcatgtgtgtgtgtgtgtgtgtgtgtgtgtgtgtgtgtgtgcgtgcttgttcTACTGGAGTTCCTGATGAAAGTTGAGGGATAAGAAGAGGAGCCACAGCTGTACGTGTGCATGTTCTGTTTCCCTGCTCACACATCACccccgagcacacacacacacacacacacacacatcacccccgagcacacacacacacacacacacacacgcatcacccCCCAGCACACACGCCATGCTGCCACATATGGTATGGAATTAGATATAATACTACAGTGTTATATTGAGTACAGTGTTAGCCTATAGGCTAGAGCATAATGCCAGAGCATTCACCTAATGCAGTTGTTGCCCATTGCGTACACACTAAAAATGGCTCAGCACCTAAACTTCTTGTAGCATGCCTTAAACACAGTGTAACACATTTTCTACTTTGCACACTACTAACATTAGACACTTTGTTAAAAAATGAAACATCTTCCCTAttccaaatgcaaaacacatcaacacactatATTTggcttgtgtgtagagttttgacatagtgagccaaattctgcaagaagtgtgtaagcaataggcgcAATTTAAACTGTAATTACTATACAACCGTGATCTCGAGACGCTCATTCGCTGTTCCGCGTGGGTTACCGCGTTGCCCCACCCACCTGATGTCAGATCAGCTCGAGACCCTCTTCGCTCTCCGCCGGTTCCTCTGACGCGAAACTCTCCACGACAAAGCGGGAGACGCACAACGGATGGGGAACCCACACCGGAATCTTCGCGTGCACTGGTAGATAATACCTTCTGCTGTGCTTGTTTAACGTGGCTCGAGACGAAGATCCGGTACCGGACCAACGGAAGGACATCGTGGATCTTTCCGCGGACTCCTCAGCTGCAGAAACGCTCGTTAACCAAGTAAGTTTCCCTCAGAGAGACCGCAAGATACCATTAGTCTCTGATGTCACGGCAGTGATGCAGACCATATAGTGATGATCAACCGTATGAACGGTAAACCAATCTTTCACTTGTTACGCGCAATTAGAAACTTACAACCTCAATAGCCCgaatcacaaacaacaacaccgaAAACCGAGTTGgttttatgtgtttttcttatgtgttttttttttacaccaatTTCAGACGTTGTTAGGTGTAGATTTAAGGTTCTACCGAACGGTTTATAGGAATATCACAAATGATCTAAAAGACATGCGCACGCATTTTCAGCGCTTTGTGAGAGTCCAAAGTCTCTGGAGTTAcaaaggttttgtttttttgagttTTGAACGCATCAGTTGCATAAAAACATCGCTAAGACCAGAAGACATCATCAGTGAATGCATCGGTGCGCTGATTGCGATGCGCTTTCAGCGTCTTGCTCAGCGGTGGAGAGGAGGCAGAACGATGCTGGGTCTGCGTCTCGCTCAGCGGTGGAGAGGAGGCAGAACGATGCCGGGTCTGCGGCGACGCACACTGATGCCAGCGTTATGCTACTTCAGCAAAAGTTAATCACCGCACGACTATATGATCTAAGAATCTCGATTTTGTCTCTCAAACGCTTGATCTGGCCTcttaaaccaaaaaaaaaataatatatagtATTACCCATATTGACCAAGAATAATATTTAGCAATTTAGAAATGAAAGGTTTCACATGTTCCCACGTATGGAAAGGGGAGACTTTTTCTAGATCACATGCCACAGTACTTCACACAATGAACTGAAGTGGCCTGAGATTCCTTGTGTTTTGACTACAGCTGTGGCGGATGTTACCAGGTATGGAGTTATTTGGCAGCATGTTGGTCATCTATGTGGGCTGGTTGGTGAACACAGTCAATATCTGATCTCAGTGCTTTGAATGATTCAGGGGGGACCACTCCGCATACAGCTGATCCAGTGACCGGTAGCCACTCAGAGTCCAAGTAGTAGATAACCTGCTGCACCTGAAGTAGATCACCTAGTAGATCACCTACTCCACCTGTGGTAGATCACCTACTCCACCTAGATCACCTACTTCACCTGTAGTAGATCACCTACTCCTCCTGTAGTAGATCACCTACTCCTCCTGTAGTAGATCACTATTCCACCTGTGGTAGATCACCTACTCCACCTAGATCACCTACTCCACCTGTAGTAGATCACCTACTCCACCTGTAGTACTATAGATCACCTACTCCACCTAGACCACCTACTCCTTCTACCTGCTACCTCCTAAAACCTTGCAGCTGCGACTAGACATTTTGAATGCTTTGTGACTGCTTGTAGATCACCTACTCCACCTGTAGTAGATCACCTTCTCCACCTGTAGTACTATAGATCACCTTCTCCACCTGTAGTAGATCACCTACTCCACCTAGATCACCTACTCCACCTGTAGTACTAATAGATCACCTACTTCACCTGTAGTAGATCACCTACTCCACCTGTAGTACTATAGATCACCTTCTCCACCTGTAGTAGATCGCCTTCTCCACCTAGATCACCTACTCCACCTGTAGTAGATCGCCTTCTCCACCTGTAGTACTATAGATCACCTACTTCACCTGTAGTAGATCACCTACTCCACCTGTAGTACTATAGATCACCTTCTCCACCTGTAGTAGATCACCTACTGCACCTAGATCACCTACTCCACCTGTAGTACTAAAGATCACCTACCCCACCTGTAGTAGATCACCTACTGCACCTGTAGTAGATCACCTACTCCACCTGTAGTACTATAGATCACCTACTCCACCTGTAGTACTATAGATCACCTACTCCACCTAGATCACCTACTCCACCTGTAGTACTGTAGATCACCTACTCCACCTGTAGTAGATCACCTTCTGCACCTAGATCACCTACCCCACATGTAGTAGATCACCTACTCCACCTAGACCACCTACTCCTTCTTCCTGCTACCTCCTAAAACCTTGCAGCTGCGACTAGACATTTTGAATGCTTTGTGACTGCTTGCGACGACTTGCAACAgcgtgcaacatttaattcacaccgctgcaactcggttTCGTCTCGTCAcaaatctttggtgtgaattgggcctaaGGCATATCCAGAGGCACATCAAACATCATTGAGCAAATGGTAACTTGGGGATAAACAAAAATAAGAGACAAGTTTTATGTATTGTGTATGTAGCATGTATTGTAAAGTCCACTTTTTGTAAAACATTATGCTAAAGTCTGATTCATATAAGCTGCGTTGATGTGTAGCACTGATAATGGAGGTGATGAAGAGCTGTTCTCAGATGGAGGTGAGGATGAGGGAAGCTGTTCTCAGATgggggtgagggaggagggaagCTGCTCTCAGatcaaaatgaaatgaaaggaaaaTGAGGGATGTAGTTGATGTGGCTGCTCTGAGTCTTGGAGGCTGATGGACCTGTGCTCTGTGGACCAGAGTCTGTGTCTGTTAAGAGACCAGACAGCTTCATTCTTACTGGAGTAAGACTGTATCGtaacatcaatacacacacacacacacactaacacacacacacacacacacacacacgcacgcacaccacatCATGACCATGTGGCTTCATTCTAACTGCTAACTGGAGTAAGTCTGTATTGTAacatcaatgcacacacacacaaacgcacacacacacgcacacacacaccacatcatgaCCATGTTGGTTCATTCTAACTGCTAACTGGAGTAAGTCTGTATTGtaacatcaatacacacacacacacacacacacacacacacacacacacacacacacacacacacacacgcacacacacacacacaccccatcatgACCATGTTGGTTCATTCTAACTGCTAACTGGAGTAAGTCTGTATTGtaacatcaatacacacacacacacacacacacacacacacacacacacacacacacgcacacacacacacaccacatcatgaCCATGTTGGTTCATTC
It includes:
- the LOC134092090 gene encoding actin-like: MAGQDFLDNMAVVIDPGSAHTKAGFSGEERPRAVVPSSARLPAYTPGESARDELRVCPQEHAVLVSDGPLAPPVERVRTAELLFEALGVPALYLSHRPLLSLYSYGMVTGLVVSAGGGATSVCPVYGGYCLPHAARTQPLGGAAVSALLQQLLEERGSGGGVSGKGQWEAPVGGISRKSQWEAPVGGVSGKGQWEGPVGVVSEEVQRQSVYVSQDFERELHQGSEVTEYRLPDGTSVALGDERFRCAELLFCPSLAALPQPGAHILALSSVAACAPQWPQEELLANVVLSGGTTLLPGFPERLQAELARLAPRDALVRVHSGAHRHVAAWLGGSVMATLRSARPLWVTAADYQEHGPDVVLQRCY